The Kiritimatiellia bacterium sequence GGGCCCTGTTGCGCGTAGCCAAATGAGGTAGGCCAGATATACCAGTTGCCGTTGACCACCATGGCCGGATCAGCGGCGCCGTCGCCGTCAAAGTCGGCCGCCACCGGAACCCCGCCGGGCGCCGAAAATGCGAACGGACCCTGCGGCGCGTGACCGAAGGCAGAGCACCAGATCGTCCAGTTGCCGTTGGCCACCATGGCCGGATCAGCCAGACCGTCGCCGTCAAAGTCGGCCGCCACCGGAACCCCGCCTGGCACCGAAAGCGCAAACGGGCCTTGCGGCGCATAATCGCCGGAAGACATGTAGATGTACCAGTTGCCGTCGGCCACCACGTACGGATCAGCCAGGCAATCGCCGTCAAAGTCGCCTTCCCCCGAAGAAAAACCCCAGCCGGAACTGATTAAGACCGGTTCATAAGCATCACCTTCCGTATCTCCCAATTGCGCACAGGCATTAGCGCCCCAGGCATAGAGAGAGCCGTCTAATTTCAGCGCCAGGCTGTGGTTGTAACCGGCCGAAACAAACACCCAGTCCGTGTCGGCGCCCACGCGTGTCGGTTCGGCCATGCTATAATCGGTCCTTCCGATCCCCAGGCAACCGGAATCGTTTCTCCCCCAGGCATAGAGCGAGCCGTCTGATTTAAGTCCCAAGCAGTGTTGATTACCAGCGGACACCATGGCCCAATTATTATCCGTCCCTACCCGAGTGGGAGTGTTGGCAAACAGCGTATCAGAGTCTAATCCCAGATATCCGCACACGCGCACGCTATTGCCATCAAAAATGGCGCCATTGTCGCCCCAGCCCCATAGCGAACCATCTTTCTTGATTGCCATGGTGAAGTTGGCGTTCATCCCGGCTGATACGCTGGCCCATTTTGTCCCCGAATCCACTCGGGTTGGCACATTAGTGGAGAAAAGATTAGTATTTCCCAATCCAAGAACACTGCCGGTTGCATAGCTGTATATATAATAGCCATAGCCGTATTGATTGGTATATACAACTGAAACAAGATAACTCTTCTGGTTTTTCCCCCAGGTCCAGAGCGAACCGTTTGACCCGACCGCCGCGCTATGGTTCAAACCAGCCGCAATGCAAACCATGGCCGGCAACGCCGCAGCCGCGGAATTCGGGGCCGTGATTTTAGTCGGCTCATTGAGCGCGCGAGCATACTGGACAAAATTGGTCGTTACGGCGGAAAGGCCGGTATTAGTGGTGGTTGACACATATTGCCAGTCATAAGGATAGTCGGTGTTAGTATTGGTATAATGCTGTACGACTTTAGCGCTGCTTTCCCCGCCGCCATAATTGGTCGTGGCAACAACCATATTGCCATGGCCCAGCCGGCCAAACGCCTTGCACTCTGTGACGGCCGTGAATCCATTCGTATTATATTTATATGTATTTGTCCCGCCGTCAGTTCCCCATGACCAGATTGAGCCGTCGGTCCGCAGGCCCAGGCAGAAATTACTTCCAACCGCAACCTGTTTCCAGGTTCTGGCCGTTCCTATTTGCGTGGGCCGGTTGGCTGCCAGACCATTCATAATGGAGTTGGTGTAAGAAGGGGTTGTTGTAGATTCAACATCCTTGGAAGTATATAATTCGTTGCCGGCCCCGCCGGTATGATTGCCGGCCCCGCCGCTGAAATTTGTCGTCCATTCCGGAACATTGCCATAGACCCGGGAAATAACCTCGCACATTTGCGTTCCCATGCCCAGCGCACCCGCTTGTTCGTAATGATACAGGTCGGCGTATTTATGGCCCAATAAAATTTCCGCGGGCGCGCCGTCATAGCCCCAGCCCCACAATGAGCCGTCGGACTGAATACCGAAAGAGCGCTCCATACTGCCCACGACGTCAATCCAAGTCTTATCCGTTCCTGACTGCGTGGGAGTGTACGCGTATGTTCCAACTGCTCCCAGTCCCAGTTGCGCTTTAGCAACGGAAACGGTTTGCGTTCGCGCGGGGTCGGTATAATTATTGGCGGCGCCGCCGTCAGAACCCCATGCCCACAAAGTATGATCGGATTGAAGGCCGAAACTATCCTGATAACCGGCCGAGATAACGCCCGCATTTGCCGCAGCGCCAAGCATGGCCAGCGCGAACACACAGGTTGCGGCTTTCCGCAACCAACTTTGATTTGTCTTCATACCGTTTCTCCTCCTTTATTATTTCTTGAGAATATTTTATCCCATGGAAAAATTATGTTCGCTTGCCCAACCAATATTTTCAACACATCTGTTTCTACAATTTGTAGAAGGCGTTGAAACAATCATTTATATTTTCCGTTTTCCGCTGCTGTTTTCATCCCGGCGATAACCGCATTGACAGTGCAAGTGTGGGCAAAACAACATGCAGGGCGGCAGGCGCAGATATTGAGCCAGAAGATCCAAATCATCCATGCTCGGGAACCGCCGTGTTTTTTCCCAATGGTCCCAGGTCGCAGAGGAAACGCCGAGTTCGGCGGCCGCGCGCTTGATTGGAATATCATGCTGTTCACGCCAGCCGCGCAAACGTTTGGCAAGCAAAAGTCCAACAGATACAGATGTAAAAGACTTTTCAGATGCGTTAAGCGCGGACGATGGAAGGGGCATTTCCGCCATGAACAATCCTTTTGATAAATAAGTATAATTATTCTGAAAATCGTAATACTCAATACGTCTATTTCTACAATTTGTAGAGGATATAATCTTTTCGGCCGTAAATTCCCCGTTTATTGTGGCAACTATGCATGATGCCTCCACAATCAAAAAGGCCGCCAGCCTTCCGGACACGCAGGAAACTCCGGGTTGGTTCTACAGATTCGGGCGGGCGCTGATCGCCCTGACTCTGCTGGTGGTCTCGGTATCCTACGATATTTCCGTTGCCGAAGTTTCCGGCGATCTGCGTTGGTTTCTGATTCATGGAACAGCCATGATTCTGGCGGCGGCATACTTTTTGTCCCGTACGGCCTCGGTTCGGAATGAAATAGATTTGCAAGCGCCGCCGATTATATGGCTGACGTTATTCCTGGCTGTCTGGTCGGCGCTCTCCATGTTCTGGACGCTCAGTCCGTATCACACATGGTGGTCATTAAAACATTTTCTGGGATATGTCGTTCTGTTTGCATTCGTCTGCTTATTGCGCAGTGAAAAATGGTATGAAAACCTGCTGTGGATTGCAGCCGCGGGGGTTGGTTTTAATTGTCTGATCGGCATCGCTCAATTTCATAATGTCAGCGATGCTGACATTACGATTGTTTTCCCCTTCTGGAAGCATATTGCCGCCGGATTTTCCGGACTGCTGCGAATCCTTTATTTTCTGGACAACACGGATAAAGCCATGGCCGACACATTGCCGTTTTTTCATCAGGATATTTTCCTTGATCTGTTCCGTCAGGCCGCTCCTCCGGCCGGCACTTTGGCCAATAAAAACCTGTTTGGATCCTATTTAGTTCTAACCCTGCCGACCGTCTTCTATCTATTTCTATCCAGCCCCAAGAAGCCGGCCCGGGGCGCCGCGGCCGTGTTATTCGCTGCGGGCATGATCGCCTTGTTTTATACCCGCAGCCGCGCCAGTTGGCTTTCCGCGTTGTGCGCGGCATTTTTTTTTATAAGCTGGATGTTATTGTGCCGGACGTATCGGCAGATTATTAAAGTTTTTTTTAACAAAACGGTTTTGATTTTGCTGGCTGCGGCGTGTCTTGCGGTCATTGGCGGCGTCAGCCTGCGAGACAAAAGCGGGATGCAAAGCGCCACGGAACGGATTCACAGTCTGGTCAGGATGCCCATGCAGGCCCATGCCGCACGTATTGCCTATAACCTGAATGGACTGGCCATGATCGGCGACCGCCCTTTTCATGGTGTCGGTCTTGGAGCTTTCCATACGGCTTATCCTGCCTACTATCGGGCTGTCTGTCCGACGCCATCCGGCGGTTTCAGCATGAACGCGCGCCCATCACGGATGCATAACGATCTTGAACAGGCCTTTGTGGAACTGGGAATTTTTGGCGGTTTGGCGTATATCGGTGTCTTTTTGACTCTGTTGATGATGACTTGGCGAATCGGGAACAAAGCCAAAACCTATGCCCCCCGCTTGCTGTCGCTATGCCTGATGACCGGAATTATCGGACTGGGCATTAATTCGTTAATGGATTTTCCTTTACAGCTTCCTCTGGCTCCCACGCTGTTATGGATCTTTGCCGGTATAATAACCGGCATATATGTCATGCGCGTTGAGAAGGCCGATATCGACCTGCGGATAAAACTTGTTCTTCCGCGCTTTGTTTATATTTTCCTGGCCATCGCCTCAATAGCCGGTTGTCTGGCAGTATTCCGGGACGACTGGTCCCGTCGCAAGGGGGATCAATACCTGAAGATAACCATCGCGCTGGCGTCCGCCGGACGTTTTGACGAGCAAACCCTGCTGTTACTGCGCAAATCCATGGACTGCTATAAGTGGAATGTCCGATTGCAGGAATACCGCGCCTTGATTTACGCCAACTACCATGGTAAAAAAATTCATGTTTCCACCAAAGAAAAAATCCGCGAGGTTGAGGACGCCGCAAAATATGACCCTTACTCGCCGCACAAACTAATTAATCTTGGCGGGCTTTACATTATTTACTCGCGTGAACTTGCGGCCGCAAACCGTAACGTTGAGGCTCTGCAATACGCCCGAAAGGCTGAAAATATATTCAATGCAATGCTTAAATATCCCGGATTTTTTACGGACATGACCTATGCCATTGGCGGTATGGCGCATATGATCCAAGGCGTTTTACAGCCATCCGTTGACGTTCCCCGTCTGAATATTGCCCGCGCTTTGCTGGAAAAAGCGCTGGCAATAAACCCCCGCCACGAAACCGCCCGCGAAGCTCTGAAAATGACCGAGGCGTTACGGAAACACAATTAAAAGCCTTTATCGCAAAACAACGCAGGCGTCTCGACTCACATCGAGACGCCTGGCGTTGATTGATCACCCAATTTCAGCGATCATTACGGCATGAACGGGAACGGTCCTTGCGGGACATATCCATACAGGGACATCCAGATTGTCCAGTTACCATCAACCACCATGGCCGGATCAGCGGCGCCGTCGCCGTCAAAATCGCCAGCCATCGGCATCGGATCGGCTCCGGACACCGAAAAGTCAAACGGCCCCTGCGGGACATATCCATACAGGGACATCCAGATCGTCCACTTGCCGTTGACTACCATGGCCGGATCAGCGGCGCCGTCGCCGTCAAAATCGCCAGCCAGCGGTATCGGATCAGCGCCGGACACCGAAAAGTCAAACGGCCCCTGCGGAACATATCCATATAATGACATCCAGATCGTCCACTTGCCGTTGACCACCATGGCCGGATCAGCGGCGCCGTCGCCGTCAAAGTCGGCCGCCACAGGCGTACCCGCCGCGCCGAAATTAAACGGCCCGCCGCCCAACTGATACTCCAGACTGGAAAACCAGATATACCATTCGCCACTGGCGGCCACCATGGCCGGATCAGCGGCGCCGTCGCCGTCAAAGTCAGCCGCCACGGGCGTACCCGCCGCGCCGAAATTAAACGGCCCGCCGCCCAACTGATACCCCAGACCGGAAAACCAGATATACCAATTACTACCGATCACCGCGTATGGATCGGCCGCGCCGTCATTGTCAAAGTCACCTTCAACAAACTTAATCTCCTGGACGTTCACGCTCACGGTTCCGGCAACGGTGTTATAGTTGTCCGTATCGGTCGGAGTGAACGTTACCGCGGCCGTATACGTGCCCGCATCCGGCTTTGTGCCCGGGCTGTCAAAGGCAAATGCGCCCGCCACAGACGCGGCCCCGCCGCTCAATTCTGAATCCGCCAGCGTTTGCCCGCATGTGATTGCAGAAGCCGTGGGCCAGGTTGTTACCGCCGGCGTGGCTTTGTCTACCGTCACATTCACAGTCCCGGCAACGGTGTTATAGTTGTCCGTATCGGTCGGAGTGAACGTTACCGCGGCCGTATACGTGCCCGCATCCGGCTTTGTGCCCGGGCTGTCAAAGGCAAATGCGCCCGCCACAGACGCGGCCCCGCCGCTCAATTCTGAATCCGCCAGCGTTTGCCCGCATGTGATTGCAGAAGCCGTGGGCCAGGTTGTTACCGCCGGCGTGGCTTTGATAATTGTCAATGTTGCTGTATTTGTGCCGGTCCAGTTTACAGTATTCACAATACCTGTCACAACATATGTGCCGACATCTGTTGGCGCTCCACCTCCGTTATAGGTTAAACCCACGACGTTGTCATGCGTGCTTGTAGCCGTTACGGAAATCGCCGATCCGTTGTAAGTTTGGTTTATGCCGCTGAACCAGATCGCGTCAAGTCCGCGGTCAACAGCAACGCTAACGGTCACATCCAGCCAATTGGAGCCGACCGTGACCGTACCGGTGGAACCGCCAACGGAGAGACCGCTCGGCGATATGACTACGGTTATATTGGTGGAAGCGTCAGTGAGAACCGTGCCCGAAACTTCACCCTCGGCGTTCGCCACGCTCAGCCAGGGTTGGTTTGTGCTGAGCAGATAGGCGGTGGGTGACACGTCATCTGGAACCCTCAGCGCAAAATTATTTGTAATTTGAGCCGTGTCTCCATAACGGGCGTTAAAGCTCAAATTCGTGGGATCAGGTTTTAAAACAACGTCAAAAATCACCGGCACATCCAACCAATGGGAGCCGACCGTGATTGTGCCGGTATGCCTGCCGACGGAGAGTTCGGTCGGAGATACGGCATCCGGAACAATACTTACCGTTATCATATTGGTCGCGCCGGAAAGAACCGTGCCCGACACTTCGCCTTCTGAATCCGCCACGCTCAACCAGGTCTGATTTGTGCCCAGCAGGTAGGCGGTGGACGACACGTCAGCGGGGACAACCAGATTAAAATTTTGCGGACTTGGTGTTTCTTTATAAACCGCCTTAAAATAAAGATTTGTGGGGGCGGGCGGCAATACAACATTCAAATTAACGGTTACATTCGTCCAGCCCGTAACGCCTGGCGCGTCATTCGCAATCGTACCGACATAGTTCCCAACGGCAAGTCCGTTCGTTGACACTGTTACCGTAATGTTTGTGGATCCGGGAGAGGGCACCGTGCCAGACACTTCGCCGTCGGCGTTCGCTACGCTCATCCAGGGCTGGTTTGTGCTGAGCAGATAGTCGGTGGACGAAACATCGCTTGGAACGGTCAGCACGAAATCCTGCGTTGGAATTATATTTGTGCCGCCATGAACCACCGTGAAAACCAGATTTGTGGGATTCGGATTAATAACATTCTCAGCTGGCGCTGTCGCCCCCAAGACTGCAAACAAAATAAAGGCAACCGTTATCTTCAGCGGTGATAAGAACCGCGTTGATAACAACGAATGGATTTTAATGGTTATTGTTCTCCAATATTGATGGATTATTGAGACGCTTTTATCCTTTGCTTCCGTCATTATGAATTCCTCCGTA is a genomic window containing:
- a CDS encoding MBG domain-containing protein produces the protein MLTVPSDVSSTDYLLSTNQPWMSVANADGEVSGTVPSPGSTNITVTVSTNGLAVGNYVGTIANDAPGVTGWTNVTVNLNVVLPPAPTNLYFKAVYKETPSPQNFNLVVPADVSSTAYLLGTNQTWLSVADSEGEVSGTVLSGATNMITVSIVPDAVSPTELSVGRHTGTITVGSHWLDVPVIFDVVLKPDPTNLSFNARYGDTAQITNNFALRVPDDVSPTAYLLSTNQPWLSVANAEGEVSGTVLTDASTNITVVISPSGLSVGGSTGTVTVGSNWLDVTVSVAVDRGLDAIWFSGINQTYNGSAISVTATSTHDNVVGLTYNGGGAPTDVGTYVVTGIVNTVNWTGTNTATLTIIKATPAVTTWPTASAITCGQTLADSELSGGAASVAGAFAFDSPGTKPDAGTYTAAVTFTPTDTDNYNTVAGTVNVTVDKATPAVTTWPTASAITCGQTLADSELSGGAASVAGAFAFDSPGTKPDAGTYTAAVTFTPTDTDNYNTVAGTVSVNVQEIKFVEGDFDNDGAADPYAVIGSNWYIWFSGLGYQLGGGPFNFGAAGTPVAADFDGDGAADPAMVAASGEWYIWFSSLEYQLGGGPFNFGAAGTPVAADFDGDGAADPAMVVNGKWTIWMSLYGYVPQGPFDFSVSGADPIPLAGDFDGDGAADPAMVVNGKWTIWMSLYGYVPQGPFDFSVSGADPMPMAGDFDGDGAADPAMVVDGNWTIWMSLYGYVPQGPFPFMP
- a CDS encoding O-antigen ligase family protein, with translation MHDASTIKKAASLPDTQETPGWFYRFGRALIALTLLVVSVSYDISVAEVSGDLRWFLIHGTAMILAAAYFLSRTASVRNEIDLQAPPIIWLTLFLAVWSALSMFWTLSPYHTWWSLKHFLGYVVLFAFVCLLRSEKWYENLLWIAAAGVGFNCLIGIAQFHNVSDADITIVFPFWKHIAAGFSGLLRILYFLDNTDKAMADTLPFFHQDIFLDLFRQAAPPAGTLANKNLFGSYLVLTLPTVFYLFLSSPKKPARGAAAVLFAAGMIALFYTRSRASWLSALCAAFFFISWMLLCRTYRQIIKVFFNKTVLILLAAACLAVIGGVSLRDKSGMQSATERIHSLVRMPMQAHAARIAYNLNGLAMIGDRPFHGVGLGAFHTAYPAYYRAVCPTPSGGFSMNARPSRMHNDLEQAFVELGIFGGLAYIGVFLTLLMMTWRIGNKAKTYAPRLLSLCLMTGIIGLGINSLMDFPLQLPLAPTLLWIFAGIITGIYVMRVEKADIDLRIKLVLPRFVYIFLAIASIAGCLAVFRDDWSRRKGDQYLKITIALASAGRFDEQTLLLLRKSMDCYKWNVRLQEYRALIYANYHGKKIHVSTKEKIREVEDAAKYDPYSPHKLINLGGLYIIYSRELAAANRNVEALQYARKAENIFNAMLKYPGFFTDMTYAIGGMAHMIQGVLQPSVDVPRLNIARALLEKALAINPRHETAREALKMTEALRKHN